The Synechococcus sp. RS9909 genomic interval AACACCTGGTTGATCGTGACCAACGCCTTGGATTGAGCTGTCGGGCTCGCTCGTAGACGACAGCGCGATGGCGGCTGATCTCCACAGCCCGGCCATTGTGACGTTGCTGGGGCGTCACGAATTTGATCCCGCTGTGGCGGTGTTGGTGGTTGTACCAATCGACGAACGCGGCCACCCACTGACAAGCCTGCTCTTTGGAGGCAAATGGCTTGCGGGGGTAATCAGGCCGGTACTTCACTGTCCTGAACAGGGATTCTGAGTACGGGTTGTCGTTGGACACCCGTGGCCGTGAGAACGACCTGAGTACGCCCAGTTCCTCCAACCGGCTTTCCAGCGTGGCTGCACGCATGGCGTTGCCGTTGTCGGCATGGAGAACCAGAGGTTGTTTCCTGCCTTTGCTGATCCGTTCTCTCAGGCAAGCCCTACTCACCAGATCCGCTGCAATCGCTGGATCTTCCCGTTCGGCGACATCCCAGGCCACAACCTTGCGGCTCCAGACGTCGATTACCAGGTAGAGGTAAAGCCAGATCCCGCGCACGGTGGTGGGCAGGTAGGTGATGTCCCAACTCCACACCTGGTTTGCGCCTGAGGCCCTGAGCCGTGGAATGGGGCGCGGTTCCTGTGGTGGCCGTGCACGACCGCGCCTGTGCACCTGTCCGTGGGCGTGGAGCACCCGGTAAAAGCTGCTCTC includes:
- a CDS encoding IS3 family transposase, with product MGSLLFGGRGRLTSAAHRKKAIELISEAHAAGAGLVRACSEIGISLRTLKRWRKALTGDDGGHDRRKGSPRLVSHRLSEEERQRILLTCNQPQYAALPPGQIVPALADQGLYIGSESSFYRVLHAHGQVHRRGRARPPQEPRPIPRLRASGANQVWSWDITYLPTTVRGIWLYLYLVIDVWSRKVVAWDVAEREDPAIAADLVSRACLRERISKGRKQPLVLHADNGNAMRAATLESRLEELGVLRSFSRPRVSNDNPYSESLFRTVKYRPDYPRKPFASKEQACQWVAAFVDWYNHQHRHSGIKFVTPQQRHNGRAVEISRHRAVVYERARQLNPRRWSRSTRCWRQPEVVWINQPPDELNEPGQLPLMQAA